One segment of Variovorax sp. V93 DNA contains the following:
- the adh gene encoding aldehyde dehydrogenase, with translation MQYASPNTPGAKIDFKPAYDNFINGKFVPPVKGQYFDVITPITGKPYTRAARSGAEDIELALDAAHAAASQWGRTSPAERANVLLKIADRLEQNLELLAYAETVDNGKPIRETLNADIPLTIDHFRYFAGCLRAQEGALSEIDENTIAYHFHEPLGVVGLIIPWNFPILMAAWKLAPALAAGNCVVLKPAESTPVSVMVMAELLADLLPPGVLNIVNGYGREAGMALAGSKRIAKIAFTGSTATGRVIAQAAAGNLIPATLELGGKSPNIFFEDIADADDDFFDKAIEGLVLFAFNQGEVCTCPSRALIQESIYDKFMARALERIKAIKQGHPLDTDTMMGAQASAMQMDKIMSYLALGKEEGAQCLTGGGRAQLGGELSGGYYIEPTLFKGHNKMRIFQEEIFGPVLAIATFKTEAEALEIANDTPYGLGAGVWTRNGSTAYRMGRAIQAGRVWTNCYHAYPAHATFGGYKESGIGRETHKMMLDHYQQTKNLLVSYSPKKLGFF, from the coding sequence ATGCAATACGCCAGCCCCAACACCCCCGGTGCAAAGATCGACTTCAAGCCGGCCTACGACAACTTCATCAACGGCAAGTTCGTGCCGCCGGTGAAGGGCCAGTACTTCGATGTGATCACGCCGATCACCGGCAAGCCCTACACGCGCGCCGCCCGCTCGGGTGCCGAAGACATCGAGCTCGCACTCGACGCGGCCCATGCCGCCGCCAGCCAATGGGGCCGCACCTCGCCGGCCGAGCGTGCCAACGTGCTGCTGAAGATCGCCGACCGCCTGGAGCAGAACCTCGAACTGCTCGCCTATGCGGAAACCGTGGACAACGGCAAGCCCATCCGCGAGACGCTCAACGCCGACATTCCGCTGACCATCGACCACTTCCGCTACTTCGCCGGCTGCCTGCGCGCACAGGAAGGCGCACTGAGCGAGATCGACGAGAACACCATCGCCTACCACTTCCACGAGCCGCTGGGCGTGGTGGGGCTGATCATTCCGTGGAACTTCCCGATCCTGATGGCCGCATGGAAGCTCGCGCCCGCGCTTGCCGCCGGCAACTGCGTCGTGCTCAAGCCCGCCGAATCCACGCCGGTGAGCGTCATGGTGATGGCCGAGCTGCTGGCCGACCTGCTGCCGCCCGGCGTGCTCAACATCGTGAACGGCTACGGCCGCGAAGCCGGCATGGCGCTGGCGGGCAGCAAGCGCATCGCGAAGATCGCCTTCACGGGTTCCACCGCCACCGGCCGCGTCATCGCGCAGGCCGCGGCCGGCAACCTGATTCCGGCCACGCTGGAGCTCGGCGGCAAGAGCCCCAACATCTTCTTCGAGGACATCGCCGACGCGGACGACGACTTCTTCGACAAGGCCATCGAAGGCCTGGTGCTGTTCGCGTTCAACCAGGGCGAGGTCTGCACCTGCCCGTCGCGCGCGCTGATCCAGGAGTCGATCTACGACAAGTTCATGGCGCGCGCGCTCGAGCGCATCAAGGCCATCAAGCAGGGCCATCCGCTCGACACCGACACCATGATGGGCGCCCAGGCCTCGGCCATGCAGATGGACAAGATCATGAGCTACCTCGCGCTCGGCAAGGAAGAGGGCGCGCAGTGCCTGACCGGCGGCGGCCGCGCGCAGCTCGGCGGCGAACTCTCCGGCGGCTACTACATCGAGCCCACGCTGTTCAAAGGCCACAACAAGATGCGCATCTTCCAGGAAGAGATCTTCGGCCCCGTGCTCGCGATCGCGACCTTCAAGACCGAGGCCGAGGCGCTGGAGATTGCCAACGACACGCCCTACGGCCTGGGCGCCGGCGTGTGGACGCGCAACGGCAGCACCGCCTACCGCATGGGCCGCGCCATCCAGGCCGGCCGCGTCTGGACCAACTGCTACCACGCCTACCCGGCGCACGCCACCTTCGGCGGCTACAAGGAATCGGGCATCGGCCGCGAAACGCACAAGATGATGCTCGACCACTACCAGCAGACCAAGAACCTGCTGGTGAGCTA